One part of the Dysidea avara chromosome 10, odDysAvar1.4, whole genome shotgun sequence genome encodes these proteins:
- the LOC136236715 gene encoding THUMP domain-containing protein 1-like isoform X2 codes for MCAAECRKRKKSKMFYAGGSDKKKYADKLYGPEMQGSGDHKVVTTGEDLDVDAAISQELESLKKKPSRRRFQALDSGAKNVVFIQCEDVVCPNELVHFMLTDIAATRVPCTRHCQRMLPITHVCKAFQVDIIKCATEMLAPHFHISGTTLKFAVVYKARNNNDVIRDNVILWIAQVVNKDDTYTHKVDLTSPDLVILVEIIKSHCCMSVVKDFHNLKKYNIQELITVNPDQVASASGSASKEPVLESNSSQQDEINE; via the exons ATGTGTGCAGCTGAGTGTAGGAAGAGGAAGAAGTCTAAGATGTTTTATGCAGGAGGAAGTGACAAGAAAAAG TATGCTGACAAACTGTATGGGCCTGAAATGCAAG GGTCAGGTGACCATAAAGTTGTTACTACTGGTGAAGATTTAGATGTCGATGCTGCGATAAGTCAGGAGTTGGAAAGTCTGAAAAAGAAGCCTTCACGTAGGAGATTCCAGGCACTAGATAGTGGAGCTAAAAATGTTGTTTTTATTCAATGCGAAGACGTTGTGTGTCCCAACGAACTTGTCCACTTCATGTTGACAGATATTGCAGCAACTAGAGTTCCTTGTACAAG GCATTGTCAGCGTATGTTACCCATCACACATGTCTGTAAGGCATTTCAAGTAGACATAATCAAATGTGCCACAGAAATGTTGGCACCTCACTTTCATATATCTGGGACTACATTGAAG TTTGCAGTGGTTTACAAGGCTCGTAACAACAATGATGTAATACGGGACAATGTGATTTTGTGGATTGCTCAAGTTGTCAATAAAGACGACACGTACACTCACAAAGTGGACCTCACTTCTCCCGACCTAGTCATATTAGTGGAAATAATAAAG AGCCATTGTTGTATGAGTGTTGTCAAGGACTTTCACAATCTGAAAAAGTACAACATACAAGAGCTAATCACAGTTAATCCTGATCAAGTTGCATCTGCTTCAGGAAGTGCCAGCAAGGAACCGGTTTTAGAAAGTAATTCCAGTCAACAGGATGAAATTAATGAATAA
- the LOC136236715 gene encoding THUMP domain-containing protein 1-like isoform X1: MCAAECRKRKKSKMFYAGGSDKKKKLNELYPGVQGILVTCNGMEKLCVTDSYRLLNEYADKLYGPEMQGSGDHKVVTTGEDLDVDAAISQELESLKKKPSRRRFQALDSGAKNVVFIQCEDVVCPNELVHFMLTDIAATRVPCTRHCQRMLPITHVCKAFQVDIIKCATEMLAPHFHISGTTLKFAVVYKARNNNDVIRDNVILWIAQVVNKDDTYTHKVDLTSPDLVILVEIIKSHCCMSVVKDFHNLKKYNIQELITVNPDQVASASGSASKEPVLESNSSQQDEINE; the protein is encoded by the exons ATGTGTGCAGCTGAGTGTAGGAAGAGGAAGAAGTCTAAGATGTTTTATGCAGGAGGAAGTGACAAGAAAAAG AAGCTCAATGAGCTTTATCCTGGGGTACAAGGAATACTCGTAACATGTAACGGAATGGAAAAGTTATGTGTTACTGATTCATATCGGCTCCTTAATGAG TATGCTGACAAACTGTATGGGCCTGAAATGCAAG GGTCAGGTGACCATAAAGTTGTTACTACTGGTGAAGATTTAGATGTCGATGCTGCGATAAGTCAGGAGTTGGAAAGTCTGAAAAAGAAGCCTTCACGTAGGAGATTCCAGGCACTAGATAGTGGAGCTAAAAATGTTGTTTTTATTCAATGCGAAGACGTTGTGTGTCCCAACGAACTTGTCCACTTCATGTTGACAGATATTGCAGCAACTAGAGTTCCTTGTACAAG GCATTGTCAGCGTATGTTACCCATCACACATGTCTGTAAGGCATTTCAAGTAGACATAATCAAATGTGCCACAGAAATGTTGGCACCTCACTTTCATATATCTGGGACTACATTGAAG TTTGCAGTGGTTTACAAGGCTCGTAACAACAATGATGTAATACGGGACAATGTGATTTTGTGGATTGCTCAAGTTGTCAATAAAGACGACACGTACACTCACAAAGTGGACCTCACTTCTCCCGACCTAGTCATATTAGTGGAAATAATAAAG AGCCATTGTTGTATGAGTGTTGTCAAGGACTTTCACAATCTGAAAAAGTACAACATACAAGAGCTAATCACAGTTAATCCTGATCAAGTTGCATCTGCTTCAGGAAGTGCCAGCAAGGAACCGGTTTTAGAAAGTAATTCCAGTCAACAGGATGAAATTAATGAATAA
- the LOC136236249 gene encoding non-homologous end-joining factor 1-like, which produces MATAWRRNPLPSINTQCWKKFNIDNQDYLIRALTTDDSYEIQLFDVQKCITWEEALSSPTLVSRVKKYNPNIEAPLTKIIETLSQCLEEQKSNTQYILVHDEMKLTVRTKLSGLPFEWRFVLRQTSNDGNCSMVPGLMAMVSEYQRRNQELVKAIKKRDKEILDYRGSYGPPSRKHLETSAFDDKTFLNEMITSKEFEQSVADRVTTFVGSDCQQLYRDVELIREWLHKPPEEQAISMEDDATSGSWANRLPGSLLPPTTSPVKRSPVKLPKDVSPAKDVELQRRAELNKRLAEADDKKKAKKKKKLI; this is translated from the exons ATGGCTACGGCGTGGAGAAGAAATCCACTGCCATCTATTAATACTCAATGCTGGAAGAAATTCAACATTGACAATCAAGATTATTTAATCAGGGCGCTTACCACTGACGATAGCTATGAGATACAACTGTTTGATGTACAGAAATGTATAACGTGGGAAGAGGCGCTATCAAGTCCTACTCTCGTAAGCAGGGTAAAG AAATATAATCCTAACATTGAAGCTCCATTAACTAAGATAATAGAAACCTTGTCACAGTGTTTGGAAGAACAGAAGAGTAACACCCAGTACATTCTAGTCCATGAT GAGATGAAATTAACTGTTCGCACTAAATTATCTGGACTACCATTTGAATGGAGGTTCGTTCTTCGACAAACATCAAATGAT GGTAACTGCTCCATGGTACCTGGATTAATGGCCATGGTTAGTGAGTACCAGAGAAGAAACCAGGAATTGGTAAAGGCTATAAAGAAAAGAGACAAGGAGATCCTTGATTATCGTGGAAGCTATGGACCCCCAAGTCGAA aACACTTGGAGACTTCTGCTTTTGATGACAAAACCTTTCTAAATGAGATGATTACTTCCAAG GAGTTTGAACAGAGTGTAGCTGATAGGGTGACAACGTTTGTTGGGTCCGACTGTCAACAACTGTATCGCGATGTGGAATTGATCCGAGAGTGGTTACACAAACCTCCTGAAG AGCAAGCCATTTCAATGGAGGATGATGCTACATCAGGATCTTGGGCTAATCGCTTACCCGGCTCCCTTCTACCGCCTACAACTTCACCAGTAAAAAGATCTCCAGTCAAATTACCAAAAGATGTCTCCCCTGCTAAG GATGTTGAATTACAACGAAGAGCTGAGCTCAATAAACGTTTAGCTGAAGCAGATGATAAAAAGAAagctaaaaagaaaaaaaagttgatATGA